The Quercus robur chromosome 3, dhQueRobu3.1, whole genome shotgun sequence DNA segment ACAGTATGCttattctctctatctctctcttttgttaCTAGGGAACAGAAAAAGTTAAAGGCATATTCCTTAGCTCATCTTTTATAGAAGAAAAGGAATTACACTTGAATGCTAAAATCTTCTCAAAGATGATAAACTTAAGATTGCTTCAAATCGATCATGTCCACCTTCCCGGAGGTCTAGATTATCTTTCTAATGAATTATGTTTTATGAACTGGGCTAATTATCCTTTGAAATCCTTGCCAGAAAGTTTCCATCCAAATAAACTCATTGAACTCATTATGCATGCCAGTAGTTTAAAGCAACTATGGAAGGGAATTAAGGTTAGATTTCCACTAATGCAAGAacgtgctttttttttttttttcttaacataAATATTATGTTCAAAATGgtctaattttctttatttactttatatatatatatatatatatatataaacagagtTCAAAGATGTTAAAACACATCGATCTCAGTTACTCCAAGGACTTGATCGAGATCCCCGACCTCACCGAAGTCCCAAATCTTGAGAAGCTAATTCTTAAAGGTTGTACAAGTTTGTCTAAGATTCACACTTCACTCGGATATcttgaaaaacttattttattagataTGGATGGTTGTGTATGTCTTAAAAGTCTTCCATGCAAGATCAACTCGGAATGTCTTGTTATTGATCTTAATGGTTGTTTGAGTTTGAAGAATTTTCCAGAGATTGTGGGAAATATGTCACACTTACCACACCTTGATTTGGCTGGGACTGCTATAGAAGGACTACCGTTGTCAATAAAGCTTTTAACTGACCTTACTCTATTGAGTCTGAGAGACTGCAAATCCCTTCGAAGTCTTCCTGATACCATTTGTTGTTTGACGTCTCTAACAACGCTCACTCTATCTGGTTGCTCAAGACTTAACAAATTGCCAACGAATCTAGGGAATCTCGTATGCCTAGAGAACCTGGGAGTGATTGGAATTGCTATAAGTGAACTACCATCATCAGTGGAGCATTTAACTCACCTGACGTCATTGAATTTAAGTGGTTGCAAGGACCTTTTAAGTCTCCCAGATACCATTTGTAGTATGACATATCTAAAAGAGCTCAATCTATCTGGTTGCTCAAGACTTAACAAATTGCCAACGAATCTAGGGAATCTCGTATGCCTAGAGAACTTGGGAGTGATTGGAATTGCTATAAGTGAACTACCATCATCAGTGGAGCATTTAACTCACCTGACGTCATTGAATTTAAGTGGTTGCAAGGACCTTTTAAGTCTCCCAGATACCATTTGTAGTATGACATATCTAAAAGAGCTCAATCTATCTGGTTGCTCAAGACTTAACAAATTGCCAACGAATCTAGGGAATCTCGTATGCCTAGAGAACTTGGGAGTGATTGGAATTGCTATAAGTGAACTACCATCATCAGTGGAGCATTTAACTCACCTGACGTCATTGAATTTAAGTGGTTGCAAGGACCTTTTAAGTCTCCCAGATACCATTTGTAGTATGACATATCTAAAAGAGCTCAATCTATCTGGTTGCTCTAGACTTAACAAATTGCCAACGAATCTAGGGAATCTCGTATGCCTAGAGAACTTGGGAGCGATTGGAATTGCTATAAGTGAACTACCATCATCAGTGGAGCATTTAACTCGCCTGACGTCATTGAATTTAAGTGGTTGCAAGGACCCTTTAAGTCTCCTAGATACCATTTGTAGTATGACATATCTAAAAGAGCTCAATCTATCTGGTTGCTCAACACTTGATAGATTGCCAAAGAACTTGGGGAATCTCACAGGCTTGAAGGAGCTAGATGTGAATAAAACTGCCATAAGAGAACTACCATCATCATTGGAGCATTTATCTAATCTTACTTCATTGAATCTAAGCAATTGTAAGGAACTTCTCAGTATTCCAAATGCCATTTGTAATATGACAAATATTAAAACTCTCACTCTATTTGGCTGCTCAAAACTTGAAGATTTGCCGAAGAACATTGGGAATCTCATTGGCCTAAAGAAGCTAGAAATTATTGGAACTGCTGTGAGAGAGCCACCTTCCTCCatctttctcataaaaaatcTCGAAGTACTATGTTTTTCTGGATGTGAAGGGACATCGTGTGAGCAGAGTCCAAATCCTGTGCCTTGGGAATTGCCTTCCCTATCTTGTTTGAGTTCTTTAGTCAAACTGGAATTAAGGGATTGCAATCTTCGAGCAATACCTAATGATATTGACAGCTTGCATCTCTTAGAAAAACTAAATCTaagccaaaataattttgtttgtctTCCCGAAAGTATCATTCGGCTATCTCAGTTGAGAGACATGTATATTGAGAATTGCACTAGTCTGCTATCTCTGCCACAAATTCCATTATCTACTCGAAGTATTTGGGCAAATGGTTGTACCTCACTAGAAGCATTTCCTAATGAATTAAAACAGGGAAATTATTTTGAGCCGACTATCTATCTTCTCAATTGCTTCAAATTGGTTGACAATCAAGGCTTCAGTGACAAGTTGTTTGGAATGCTATTACATCACTTTgaggtactctctctctccctctccctctctctctctctctccctctctctctctctctctctcatatcaagtttttttatgtttcaggATCTTTGTTATGATGACGTCTCAGGAACAAATAGATATGACCTCGTTGTTCCTggaaaaaaattaccaaaatggtTTAGCCATCAAAATGAGGGGGATTCAGTGACCCTGCAAGTGCCTCCCAATTTTGATGAGAAATGTTTGGCAATTGGAATTTGCGCTGCTTTTAAGCATCTTCCTTCTGGCCAAGGTGGTTTGTTTGATAGTGGATCTCATGATAGAACGAGACATAAGCTTTTTTGCTCCATTGCGTTGCATCCAAAAAGTGGATCTGACAGATTCAGGGTCTACGCCAACAGTAAACGCATATCATTTCCCtttcccaaaaattttgatCCGGTTGAATCAAGACACCTTTGGCTGATTTATGTGCGCAGAGAATTCCTCCATAAGAACAAATACTGTGCATATTCTAATGAGTTGCACGAAATTGAGGAGAAAAAATGTGATCTTCAGATTAAATTTCATACAGAAGGTACGGGCTTGACGTTTACAAACTGCGGGGCCCATTTTGTGTTTAAGCAAGACATTGAAGGTCTCATCCGAACAAATAAGATGGATTTCGTTTCCAATGGAGAAGGTAGCTTCAGTGATGAGCCTGGACATAGTGGAGAGGGTAGCTCTAATGTCATGACAGGCACAAAGAGGAAATGGAACCGTAAGCGAATTGGAAGTCTAATGCTGCATTCGGGAAATTGGTTTGGGAATTTATGGCGTTGATGATGACTCTGGTTGTCAGGAATCCGTGTGAAAGTGGGAGCTTTGATGAATCTGGAAGCCAAATAAACTTTTGTAAGTCACCATCTTCTCcatagttgttgttgtttttttttttttttttttttttttcctaataaaagaGAGTATTATTCAAACAAGAGAAGCATAAGAGGTTGTTGAGTTAGCGGAAGCTCTGACATTAGATTATTGAATAAATGACTAAACAAGAGAGCTTTTATTTGAAAACTTGCCACTCTTTGAATTACAACACTTTACAAGCACTAATACTTTTGACTCACTAACACCACACGGCAAAGCTACTCTAGCACACTTTGCTTCTACAAGACATACCAACTCTCTAGACACCTATGTACTGACACTACACAATAGCTCTTACTTGTTTCTTCACTTCACACTCTTCACATGTCTCTCACACATCTCACTAATCTCACTAATCTCACACTTTATACACCTTCACATACCACCACATCTATTTATACTAGGTGTATGTTGGTTAGGAAACCAACTTGAAACTTCTAGCATCTTCCTTTTTATTGGCATTAAATGAATGCCATTCTCAAATCTTCTAGATTATTCTATAAACATGTGGCGAAGATTTACTTCTACATAGAAGTCTCTAGAGATATCTCATAGAGAAATCTGGAAAGAGCATCATGGAGAAATTTCCGAAATGCAAGAGAATTTTCTAGAGAATTCTGGAGAGAAGCAAATTGAGTGAAACTCTAGAACTTTCTATAGACAACAGAGTTAGTGTTGATTTCTAACACTCCCCCCCAACACTAACTCTCTCTCAATTTCGCCATTGTCGTTATGCCATTCCCTCGGTGCTTGTTTCAACCCGTAAAGTGTTCTTCGTAGCTTGCAGACATTGTCTAGTTGGGTTTTTCCCTCAAATCTCTTTTGCTGCTCCATGCAGGAAAGCATTCTTTACATCATCTATTTGCCATAACTTCCAAGATTTAATGGGTTTCATATCCTTGGGCTTTGGCACCTGCTTTAATACATGAATCTCTTCTTTAATTCTTGGTTGATCCTCCTCTAGTATCCTATGGTGAACACTAGTTTGCCAAGGATGGGATACTTCTCTAGACATTGTCTAGTTGGGTTTTTCCCTCAAATCTCTTTTGCTGCCCCATGCAAACTTCTCAATCCAACTCTCCATGCAGGAAAGCATTCTTTACATCATCTATTTGCCATAACTTCCAAGATTTAATGGGTTTCATATCCTTGGGCTTTGGCACCTGCTTTAATACATGAATCTCTTCTTTAATTCTTGGTCGATCCTCCTCTAGTATCCTATGGTGAACACTAGTTTGCCAAGGATGGGATACTTCTCTAGACATTGTCTAGTTGGGTTTTTCCCTCAAATCTCTTTTGCTGCCCCATGCAAACTTCTCAATCCAACTCTCCATGCAGGAAAGCATTCTTTACATCATCTATTTGCCATAACTTCCAAGATTTAATGGGTTTCATATCCTTGGGCTTTGGCACCTACTTTAATACATGAATCTCTTCTTTAATTCTTGGTCGATCCTCCTCTAGTATCCTATGGTGAACACTAGTTTGCCAAGGATGGGTTACTTCTCTAGACTCTGGCTCACCTTCATCTTCAAAAGATTGTAACTCATCAGTTACCGTGAACTGATCTTTCCTAGACTGCTCGCCCATGCTCTCAGgcattttttcttcaatttcctttGAGACTGTTAGCATTGCTTCCTCTTCTATTGCTTCTTCAACTGGCTCTATCACAGCCAAACACGATTCAATAGCCCATTCTTCTTCCCTATCATCTTCTAGGTTGTTGAATGACATTATATTTCCTTGAGCTGTTCTCCACTTGAATCGACAGTCTCGTGCAAAGTGGCCCATTTTTCCACACTTGAAACACTTGACATTACGGCTTTTAGGACTAGTGGATCATCGATCATTATTGTCGCGACTTCCTCGAGCTCCTCCATCTTGAAAGATCTCTTTATCTTCTCTATCTTCATTATTTCTATTCTTAGAACCTGCATTAAATCTTCTCTTGGGTCGGTCTTTATATTGACCGCTAAAGAGTACCTCCTCGTCACTCTTTAGTGAGACCCCAACCATTTGCTTGACCAATGCTTCTTGGTCAGCTAACAAATTTTTCAATTCTACTAATGATGGTTGGACAGGCCAACCTTGAATGGCAGCTACTAAACTTCTATATTCAGGTCTCAACCCATGAATAATTATCCTTCTAATTCTTGAATCAGAAGTATTTGATGCAGGATCTAATTCAGAGATTTTGCGACAGAGAGACTTTACCTTGGTGAAGTATTGCACGATCGTCATATCTCGTTGTGCCACTGACATTAGCTCGTTCTTAAGCAACTGTAGTCTTACATCATTCTTCTTTGAAAATAGTGTTGAAAAGGTGTCCCACGCAACCTTTGGTGTGTTTACATGCCTGATGTGCTCCAGCATCTCTTCCTTGATGCTTGTCTTGATTGCAAACAAAGCCTTCCCGGCTTTAATCTTCCACTTTCACAAAGCTTCAACATTCTCAGGAGGTGTGGTTTCACCACCAGCCACAATCTCCCACAAATCTTGCCCTTGCAAGTACGACTCCATACAAGTCGACCATGTGTTGTAATTCTGGTTGTTGAGCCTTCTAATGCTACTGACAGCTTGGAGGTCCGCCATCACAACTTGGTGAAATCTCTTGCTCTACCAAATAAGCTTGGTCCCAGACCACGAGCTTCACAGTCCCAAACTGTACACGAGTAGAATGAACACCTCCAAAAATATTGTCCTAGACACCACAAACACGGTCCCTGACCGCCTCGCTTTGATACCAGATTGTTGAGTTAGCGGAAGCTCTAACACTAGATTATTGAACAAATGACTAAACAAgagagtttttatttaaaaacttgACTCTTTGAATTACAACATTTTACAAGCACTAATGCTTTGACTCACTAACACCACACGGCAAAGCTACTCTAGCATACTTTGCTTCTACAAGACACACACCAACTCTCTAGACACCTATGTACTGACACTACACAATAGCTCTTACTTGTTTCTTCACTTCACACTCTTCACAAGTCTCTCACACATCTCACTAATCTGACACTCTATACACCTTCACATACCACCACATCTATTTATACTAGGTGTATGTTGGTTAGGAAACCAACTTGAAGCTTCTAGCATCTTCCTTTTTATTGGCATTAAATGAATGCCATTCTCAAACCTTCTAGATTATTCTATAAACATGTGGCTAAGATTTACTTCTACATAGAAGTCTCTAGAGATATCTCATAGAGAAATCCGAAAAGAGCATCATAGAGAAATTTCCAGAATGCAAGAGAATTTTCTAGAGAATTCCGGAGAGAAGCAAATTGAGTGAAACTCTAGAACTTTCTAGAGACAACAGAGTTAGTGTTGATTTCTAACAGAGGTATCTTTCCTGCAAGCATCCACAACTACTGCAGGAAGAAGATACTTATTACAACAAAAGGAAGACCTATGAGCAGCAGCAAATTTTGCTAAACAATAAGCTGCATTTTTCTCCATCTTACAGATCCGGTTGGTAGCCATAATATATtgcatttcttttcctttttgatcCGTGTCTGGGGCCATTTTATTTCAGGAGTTTTGTGTTACTTGATGCAAGTTATTGGACTCTGGGGTAAGAAGTAACTGTCACGTTGCTAGGACATGATGAATTTAAATCCCTCTATATCCAATGGCAATTGTTCCAACCTTATTGCAACACATCCAAATCCAATTGCATTAACTACGTCAGGAAGCTCCCTTTACGTTGGTAAGTTTGAGATAATTGCTTTCGTGtactttgattttgatttcCATTCCTGTATCTTTGTTTTAGAAATAACAACAATTCCTTAATCCCAATGTTTggagattgatttttttttgcagttcTCCCATCTCACGCACACCAAGTTATTACATTGAGGAATCTCATATGCGAGTGGTCCCCAAGATGTTGACAAGAGATTTTGAACACAAAAGTCCTTGAATATCATGAGGCCTTGAGAACCACATAGCCAACCTCTTGGGGTCAAGATTGATTATAAATCCTCATGGTTAGTTGTATATATTCTTTTGATCTTTTCCATAATAGTTTTCattttaaggggaaaaaaattatagttacaATATAATacttccaaaaataataataaaaaagcaacAAGAGAGGGAATTAGAAACTTGATTCTCCTTATAAAAGAGAACATATAATACCACTTAGCAGGCTTTTCCACAATAATTAACTAGCCTAATACTAGAAAGTAGAAAAATCTCCATACGACGTTTATTATGAGGGTGAGGTACATCATTTGGATGAAGTAATTACCACGCTCATCTTTTCCgaatattaattaaaagttCATAAATTATGCCAGTATtgcgtctctctctctctctctctctctctctctctctatatatatatatatatattgatcagAACAGTTAGAAAACATTTCATCTACCTCACACTAATTTGGatctttataatttataatagttAAAGGCATGTTGCACATTTTATGataaatatatagaatataTGATTTACTTgagaaacaataaaataataaatatttatttatttgatggGGTATTTAGAAACTGAATTTTGTTCGGAcagattatatatttaataagaaTGAATACAAaggttaaaaataataataataataataaatctggCAATTATACTCagttgattttcttttgtgtttcttAAACAAATTAATGTTTCAGAAGAGGACATATGAAACTAACGCATCTAACTGGAAGACATTCTTCGTACTTTATGCTATTAAAAGTTTCCCAATCTAGAGATGAAATGTAATTGTGCAATTGTTTTCTGATCCTTTCATAAGCAGTTTGTCAATACTACATCAGAGGAACAATCCAACATAGCTATTGAAGCTTCAATCTGGGATCTATGAGGTGCCTGTTCGTACTACAAAGTTTTCTATAAACTCTCTGCTCCAGACAAAAAAAGACAGTGCCTATTGTTGAGATGAAGTATCAGCCGAAGTCTAAAAATCCAAAGCCAGTCTGCTTCAGACCATGGCATTTTATCTAGGAACTTTTACTGGTTGCATCTGTCTGGTGGAGGTTACAAGCTGCTGGAGCCATACAGAACCATCACATGCTCTGTTTGATGTAAATTCGAGTTTTTGATtaagaagaaaattgacaagtttttttgcaaaatagcCTTCTCTTTTAACAGAAACTATAGCTCACTAAAGTCTGTTGTATTTGGTGATTCTAGTTAAGCTTAAACCAGCTTGTGATGCCTGTAATTGCAAAAACTGAATTTGGTCTACTTTTTCCAATCAAGTTAATATGTTAATTAGTTAGCCACTTTTAGTGATTAAtcaaaaaacaagttttttcccttttttcttggTAAACATTAAAGACGACATTGCATTGTATTGCGTGATTGATATAGTCAGTAGAAgattaatttcaacaaaaagaaaaaatcacatTACATTACATGATTGGTATAGTCGGTAGAAGATTGATGTGAACAGAAATCGAGGCACGTAAAATGGGAAATTCCATCATCTGGGGTGCATTAATACCATTTTATTGTAACACAAGGAAGCTTGTTTTAACAAATCTTCAAaagtcttattcggtccacattggttctattcagtccattctGTCCTCTTTGGTCCAATTTAGTCCTATGCGGTCCTATTTAATCCATTCTGTTCACTAAagttctatttggtccaattcagtATATTCtgtcctattcagtccacttcggtccaattAGGTCCATTCAGTCCACATTGGCCCTATTCACTCTAAATTGGTCATATTCTATCGACTTAGGTCTTATTTAGTCCATTCTagtgtccactttggtcctatttggtccattcagtcTACTTTGATTCTACTTAGTCCTATTCGATTCACATTGGTTCAATTCCATCCATTCTATCCACTTTGATCCACTTTAGTCCTATTTGGGCCATTTAGTCCACCTTGGTCCTACTCGGTCCATTTTCTATTCAGGCAACTTTGGTCTAGTTTGTCCACTTCGGTCTTATTCAATCCACTTTGGTCATGTTCGGTCCATTATGTCTATTTCAGTTCTATTCAATCCAgtctgtccactttggtcctattcggttcCACTTGGTCCCTTTAAGTCCATTCTATCTACTTTGGTCCTATTTAGTCCACCCTGTTCTTATTTGGTCTATttggtcctattttgtccatttggtccactttgttCCATTTGATTCAATTCAATCCATTCGGATCACTTCGGTTCATTTTGGGCCACTTCAAtctatttttttgcacttacaTAATGGGAAAAGAGTAAGACATGTTTGGGTTGAAAGTATCTAatataaatccaaatttattaaaaaatatataaatcttaaactcgtaatatctaaaatcttaagCATAGCATTTATTACTATTGCGTTTTTGTTAAGCCACATTAATGTAGTATTTCAGTCCACTTCAGTAGAgctaaatttaagtgaaagtctTTCTAAACATAAAGGTTATGAGTATACAAATATAATCTTTAGAGCAGTTATTCATCTATTTTAACGttattacttttaaatgaattgcacGAGGTTAGTTATATATTTAAgcgaaataaataataaatacatatatgtatgtatgtataaattttatataaataaattgctTTAATTATTCATTCACTTAAAAgagattatcataataatcaaaactcatattAAACTTATAttgaatatgtataatttattctctaaattttattgtagagagagagactacttgtgatggaaaattaaaaaatacaacaccaaaacaaatgaacccaaaatagagtttcaaAAGTCATAATGATTCATCAATATAAAAtagagttgcaagaaagaataaaaaatcaagagaaagataataaccactttttcaagagaaaatGTGAAAGAGAATTGTAgtgtgttgaggtctaaaaaaaggtcataataaaataagcccaaaacagaagaacaagtcaagcccaaaaggaaaaattcaggctaagcccaaagcaatagatacggatgacccatgggggaataaaaggaaggcccagaggatcctgaagcccagaaaagaaagaagcatccaaaaaagagaccacggcaaagtataaagaagcaaggatcctcaataAACGTAGATCccttcaagcacaaataaaaaggaagactgggacagatcgatagaaagaagacagaaaaaaaaaaaagaaaacaagaaaacaaaagaacgcAAGCGACCTCTCATAGCACAGACAGAAGAGGCCTCGaggaaccaagacagggaagaagaatgataacaaaacgatttttaaaaaggtagaacaggattccgcccaaataggaaagaaacggaaaagtagaaggcgccagaagtgaggatgccgagaagggcatacctcagcacatcccaaagaggatggccaaccagaagctttcgaaggaatcagaaccaagagaaggaaagaatgagagaaaacggaaaagggacttaccgagatgatgggGACAGaacatgctctgtttgcaaaagaacaaaacaggggaaccaacggtttcccgggacgcccagaaaactccattataaaaggaggggatgggttgtgaagaaggcagcgagaaaaaatgaaagaaacgcaagaaagaagaaattctctaggaaaaactatcagaaaaat contains these protein-coding regions:
- the LOC126716737 gene encoding disease resistance protein Roq1-like isoform X3; this encodes MDLGTGSTSSSFPSTTFGYTYDVFLSFRGEDTRNNFVGHLYTALDNKGIYTFKDDEKLQRGTIIESELFKAIEESRFAVVILSTDYASSSWCLIELAKIIECMEKTGITVLPVFHRVDPSDVRNLRGVFEKAFAEHSVRFEDKIDEVNNWRDALVKVANIAGWDLRHRSESPVIEEIVRKIHGQLNSIYSNVHEDCVGLDSRVTEIKNSYLGIGLEDVRFIGIWGMGGMGKTTLARVLHQRIHYHFDASSFIGNVREESCKNGLISLQKQLLDDILIESNIQIRDIPWGINMIKDRLCKKKVLITLDDVDQLEQLNALAGKRDWFGQGSRIIITTRDKHLLIRHGMTKAAIYNIKKLEKNEALKLFSREVFKKDYPPKYFMKMSQNVIHYADGLPLALKVLGANLMKREPVDWKDILDNLKEDPPSQLMGVFEISFNGLYSKQKNVFLDIACFFNGFNKDWVANILQTSIEIDVLVEKSLIEVSRFGNLWIHDTLQDFGREIVHRESPDERGQRSRLWLSDDIFHVLKHNTGTEKVKGIFLSSSFIEEKELHLNAKIFSKMINLRLLQIDHVHLPGGLDYLSNELCFMNWANYPLKSLPESFHPNKLIELIMHASSLKQLWKGIKSSKMLKHIDLSYSKDLIEIPDLTEVPNLEKLILKGCTSLSKIHTSLGYLEKLILLDMDGCVCLKSLPCKINSECLVIDLNGCLSLKNFPEIVGNMSHLPHLDLAGTAIEGLPLSIKLLTDLTLLSLRDCKSLRSLPDTICCLTSLTTLTLSGCSRLNKLPTNLGNLVCLENLGVIGSMTYLKELNLSGCSRLNKLPTNLGNLVCLENLGVIGIAISELPSSVEHLTHLTSLNLSGCKDLLSLPDTICSMTYLKELNLSGCSRLNKLPTNLGNLVCLENLGVIGIAISELPSSVEHLTHLTSLNLSGCKDLLSLPDTICSMTYLKELNLSGCSRLNKLPTNLGNLVCLENLGAIGIAISELPSSVEHLTRLTSLNLSGCKDPLSLLDTICSMTYLKELNLSGCSTLDRLPKNLGNLTGLKELDVNKTAIRELPSSLEHLSNLTSLNLSNCKELLSIPNAICNMTNIKTLTLFGCSKLEDLPKNIGNLIGLKKLEIIGTAVREPPSSIFLIKNLEVLCFSGCEGTSCEQSPNPVPWELPSLSCLSSLVKLELRDCNLRAIPNDIDSLHLLEKLNLSQNNFVCLPESIIRLSQLRDMYIENCTSLLSLPQIPLSTRSIWANGCTSLEAFPNELKQGNYFEPTIYLLNCFKLVDNQGFSDKLFGMLLHHFEDLCYDDVSGTNRYDLVVPGKKLPKWFSHQNEGDSVTLQVPPNFDEKCLAIGICAAFKHLPSGQGGLFDSGSHDRTRHKLFCSIALHPKSGSDRFRVYANSKRISFPFPKNFDPVESRHLWLIYVRREFLHKNKYCAYSNELHEIEEKKCDLQIKFHTEGTGLTFTNCGAHFVFKQDIEGLIRTNKMDFVSNGEGSFSDEPGHSGEGSSNVMTGTKRKWNRKRIGSLMLHSGNWFGNLWR
- the LOC126716737 gene encoding disease resistance protein RUN1-like isoform X4, translated to MDLGTGSTSSSFPSTTFGYTYDVFLSFRGEDTRNNFVGHLYTALDNKGIYTFKDDEKLQRGTIIESELFKAIEESRFAVVILSTDYASSSWCLIELAKIIECMEKTGITVLPVFHRVDPSDVRNLRGVFEKAFAEHSVRFEDKIDEVNNWRDALVKVANIAGWDLRHRSESPVIEEIVRKIHGQLNSIYSNVHEDCVGLDSRVTEIKNSYLGIGLEDVRFIGIWGMGGMGKTTLARVLHQRIHYHFDASSFIGNVREESCKNGLISLQKQLLDDILIESNIQIRDIPWGINMIKDRLCKKKVLITLDDVDQLEQLNALAGKRDWFGQGSRIIITTRDKHLLIRHGMTKAAIYNIKKLEKNEALKLFSREVFKKDYPPKYFMKMSQNVIHYADGLPLALKVLGANLMKREPVDWKDILDNLKEDPPSQLMGVFEISFNGLYSKQKNVFLDIACFFNGFNKDWVANILQTSIEIDVLVEKSLIEVSRFGNLWIHDTLQDFGREIVHRESPDERGQRSRLWLSDDIFHVLKHNTGTEKVKGIFLSSSFIEEKELHLNAKIFSKMINLRLLQIDHVHLPGGLDYLSNELCFMNWANYPLKSLPESFHPNKLIELIMHASSLKQLWKGIKSSKMLKHIDLSYSKDLIEIPDLTEVPNLEKLILKGCTSLSKIHTSLGYLEKLILLDMDGCVCLKSLPCKINSECLVIDLNGCLSLKNFPEIVGNMSHLPHLDLAGTAIEGLPLSIKLLTDLTLLSLRDCKSLRSLPDTICCLTSLTTLTLSGCSRLNKLPTNLGNLVCLENLGVIGSMTYLKELNLSGCSRLNKLPTNLGNLVCLENLGVIGIAISELPSSVEHLTHLTSLNLSGCKDLLSLPDTICSMTYLKELNLSGCSRLNKLPTNLGNLVCLENLGAIGIAISELPSSVEHLTRLTSLNLSGCKDPLSLLDTICSMTYLKELNLSGCSTLDRLPKNLGNLTGLKELDVNKTAIRELPSSLEHLSNLTSLNLSNCKELLSIPNAICNMTNIKTLTLFGCSKLEDLPKNIGNLIGLKKLEIIGTAVREPPSSIFLIKNLEVLCFSGCEGTSCEQSPNPVPWELPSLSCLSSLVKLELRDCNLRAIPNDIDSLHLLEKLNLSQNNFVCLPESIIRLSQLRDMYIENCTSLLSLPQIPLSTRSIWANGCTSLEAFPNELKQGNYFEPTIYLLNCFKLVDNQGFSDKLFGMLLHHFEDLCYDDVSGTNRYDLVVPGKKLPKWFSHQNEGDSVTLQVPPNFDEKCLAIGICAAFKHLPSGQGGLFDSGSHDRTRHKLFCSIALHPKSGSDRFRVYANSKRISFPFPKNFDPVESRHLWLIYVRREFLHKNKYCAYSNELHEIEEKKCDLQIKFHTEGTGLTFTNCGAHFVFKQDIEGLIRTNKMDFVSNGEGSFSDEPGHSGEGSSNVMTGTKRKWNRKRIGSLMLHSGNWFGNLWR